A DNA window from Fragaria vesca subsp. vesca linkage group LG3, FraVesHawaii_1.0, whole genome shotgun sequence contains the following coding sequences:
- the LOC101297524 gene encoding uncharacterized protein LOC101297524 yields the protein MPIIGKRKKRAAQDSRFMGDLQQHVENVGSTDSHPTLMPIGSIPPSAPPLIVRPSSSISTTAESASGTSINARCKPKSTTDPPHKKKRGFCSGKKAEKIREATGKNIKLDYDPKTKGPSMRGVNNMVVKEIRGAIQSHQSEQVDVLDKMLKIRKGKEIRGMGRADMRASSQSSMSSTLRTRAPSNDERVREITEHYKKKIREAEERVEQAEQIIERVELQMKTMKQQMALVFSTLGWQPPPQCQAPQQP from the exons ATGCCTATCATCGGGAAGAGGAAGAAGCGAGCGGCTCAGGACTCGCGGTTCATGGGGGACCTACAACAGCATGTTGAGAACGTCGGCTCCACTGATTCGCATCCCACCCTGATGCCGATTGGATCGATACCACCATCGGCTCCCCCATTGATTGTACGGCCATCTAGTAGCATCTCTACTACGGCGGAATCGGCATCGGGCACCTCCATTAACGCTCGATGCAAACCTAAGAGTACCACAG ATCCGCCGCATAAAAAGAAGCGGGGGTTTTGCTCTGGAAAGAAGGCGGAGAAAATACGCGAAGCAACGGGAAAGAATATCAAGTTGGATTACGACCCCAAGACAAAAGGACCTAGCATGAGAGGGGTCAACAACATGGTGGTGAAGGAAATCAGAGGGGCCATACAAAGTCACCAGTCAGAACAGGTCGACGTGTTGGATAAGATGCTCAAAATTCGGAAAGGAAAGGAGATTAGAGGGATGGGACGAGCAGACATGCGAGCCTCGAGCCAGTCGTCAATGTCTTCGACCTTACGTACTCGTGCTCCTAGTAATGATGAGCGGGTTCGAGAGATAACAGAGCATTACAAGAAGAAAATCCGAGAGGCAGAGGAGCGTGTCGAGCAAGCTGAGCAAATAATTGAGCGTGTCGAGCTACAAATGAAGACGATGAAGCAACAAATGGCCTTAGTCTTCTCGACGCTTGGCTGGCAACCTCCTCCTCAATGTCAAGCGCCGCAACAACCCTGA
- the LOC101301175 gene encoding josephin-like protein-like — MASESNTQIYHERQKLQFCLLHALNNLFQQKDAFTRPRLNEIAERLGVEEPNKEKWTPLSVLFKPHHNALTGNYDINVLIAALEDKGKNVVWHDRRKGANTIDLDGDEDALMGILLNVPVKRFAGLWKGRHWVTLRKIDGDWYDLDSDLVAPQAFEDSGRVRKFLDYIIGHGGEVLLVMNDRQ; from the exons ATGGCAAGCGAGAGCAATACCCAAATCTACCACGAACGCCAGAAGCTTCAGTTCTGCCTCTTACACGCGCTCAACAATCTCTTCCAG CAGAAAGATGCGTTTACTCGACCAAGATTGAATGAGATTGCTGAAAGACTTGGGGTTGAAGAACCCAACAAGGAAAAGTGGACACCCTTATCTGTGCTCTTTAAACCCCATCATAATGCACTTACTGGAAACTATGACATAAATGTGCTAATTGCGGCTTTAGAAGATAAGGGTAAGAATGTGGTTTGGCACGATCGTCGCAAGGGGGCTAATACGATTGATCTAGATGGGGATGAAGATGCTTTGATGGGTATTTTGCTTAATGTTCCGGTTAAGAGGTTTGCGGGGCTATGGAAAGGTAGGCATTGGGTTACGTTGAGGAAGATTGATGGGGATTGGTACGATTTGGATAGTGATCTTGTTGCTCCTCAGGCTTTTGAAGATAGTGGGAGAGTTAGAAAGTTCTTGGATTACATCATTGGGCATGGTGGAGAGGTTTTGCTTGTTATGAATGATAGACAGTGA
- the LOC101297818 gene encoding uncharacterized protein LOC101297818: MASFTMVFAPMVTTRVNTRVYAATAAKGAGGSKEEKGFIDWLGGVIAKEDQLLEVDPILKKVEDKSGGTTNDRKNTVVVPPKKKGGFNLGGLFAKE; the protein is encoded by the coding sequence ATGGCTTCCTTTACAATGGTCTTTGCCCCCATGGTAACCACCAGAGTAAACACCCGAGTGTACGCCGCAACCGCAGCCAAGGGTGCAGGAGGAAGCAAAGAAGAGAAGGGTTTTATTGATTGGCTAGGTGGAGTTATTGCAAAGGAGGATCAGCTCTTGGAGGTTGATCCCATACTCAAGAAGGTTGAGGACAAGAGTGGTGGAACCACCAACGACCGCAAGAACACGGTGGTGGTGCCGCCGAAGAAGAAAGGTGGGTTTAACCTTGGAGGCCTTTTCGCTAAAGAATGA
- the LOC101294542 gene encoding cytochrome P450 86A1-like, whose translation METLTLFFTLAAATSVYCFWFYLLARKLTGPKVWPVVGSLPVLFTNRNRIHDWIASNLRATGGSSTYQTCTIALPFLARKQGMFTVTCHPKNIEHILRTRFDNYPKGPSWQAAFHDLLGEGIFNSDGETWLIQRKTAALEFTTRTLRQAMARWVNRTIRNRLWCILDKASKDHTPVDLQDLLLRLTFDNICGLTFGKDPETLSPDLPDNPFSKAFDNATEATLQRLLYPSFVWKIQNAFDLGAEKQLKRSLAVVGNYMDEAVAARKARPSDDLISRFMNKRDVDGNPFPSSVLQRIALNFVLAGRDTSSVALSWFFWLVMNNPEIEDNIVNEITSVLSETRGSDPKLWVEEPLVFDEADKLVYLKAALAETLRLYPSVPLDFKYVVNDDVLPDGTFVPSGSTVTYSIYSVGRMKTIWGEDCMEFKPDRWLSSDRTRFEPPKDSYKFVAFNAGPRTCLGKDLAYLQMKSVASAVLLRYRLSPVPGHRVVQKMSLTLFMKYGLKVYLQPRKLDGLGLVATSA comes from the exons ATGGAAACGCTAACCCTCTTCTTCACCTTAGCAGCTGCTACTTCTGTATATTGCTTTTGGTTCTATCTCCTAGCCCGAAAGCTCACCGGCCCGAAAGTATGGCCGGTGGTCGGCAGCCTTCCCGTACTCTTCACAAATCGTAACCGAATCCATGACTGGATCGCTAGCAATCTCCGCGCCACCGGGGGCTCATCCACGTACCAAACATGCACGATCGCGCTTCCTTTCTTGGCTCGCAAGCAAGGGATGTTCACGGTGACTTGTCACCCGAAGAACATCGAGCACATTCTAAGGACGCGATTCGATAACTATCCGAAAGGGCCGTCGTGGCAGGCGGCGTTCCATGATCTTTTGGGGGAGGGGATATTTAACAGTGATGGGGAGACGTGGCTGATACAGAGGAAGACGGCGGCGCTTGAGTTTACGACGAGGACGCTGAGACAGGCCATGGCGAGGTGGGTGAATCGAACTATTCGGAACAGGCTTTGGTGCATTTTGGACAAGGCTTCCAAGGATCATACTCCGGTGGACTTGCAGGACCTGCTGCTCCGATTGACGTTCGACAACATTTGCGGACTTACATTCG GCAAAGACCCAGAAACACTGTCGCCAGACTTACCGGACAACCCATTTTCCAAGGCCTTCGACAACGCCACGGAAGCCACACTCCAACGTCTCCTCTACCCCTCATTCGTATGGAAAATCCAAAATGCCTTCGACCTCGGAGCCGAGAAACAGCTAAAGAGAAGCCTCGCCGTCGTCGGAAACTACATGGACGAGGCCGTCGCCGCGCGCAAAGCTCGTCCCTCCGACGACCTAATCTCCCGCTTCATGAACAAACGCGACGTCGACGGCAACCCTTTCCCTAGCTCCGTCCTCCAACGCATCGCCCTCAACTTCGTCCTCGCCGGCCGCGACACCTCGTCGGTGGCCCTCAGCTGGTTCTTCTGGCTAGTCATGAACAACCCCGAAATCGAGGACAACATCGTCAATGAGATCACCTCGGTTCTGAGCGAGACACGTGGCAGCGACCCGAAGCTTTGGGTGGAGGAACCGTTGGTGTTCGACGAGGCGGATAAGTTGGTTTACCTAAAAGCGGCGCTGGCCGAGACTTTAAGGTTGTACCCTTCCGTACCGTTGGACTTTAAGTACGTCGTGAACGACGACGTTTTGCCTGACGGGACGTTCGTGCCGTCCGGTTCGACCGTTACGTACTCGATATATTCAGTTGGGAGGATGAAGACTATTTGGGGAGAGGACTGTATGGAGTTTAAACCGGACCGGTGGTTATCTTCGGACCGGACCCGGTTCGAACCGCCAAAGGATAGTTACAAGTTTGTGGCGTTTAATGCTGGACCGAGGACTTGTTTGGGAAAGGACCTTGCTTACCTCCAAATGAAGTCGGTGGCCTCCGCGGTGTTGCTGCGGTACCGCCTCTCGCCGGTTCCCGGCCACCGGGTGGTGCAGAAGATGTCTCTTACTCTCTTCATGAAGTACGGGCTCAAGGTGTATTTGCAGCCCCGCAAGCTCGATGGACTGGGTCTGGTTGCCACGTCAGCATAG
- the LOC101314161 gene encoding sodium-dependent phosphate transport protein 1, chloroplastic-like — protein MNARALVYSFSPKPNFPPDISGPKRSLGSGFRPVSPVHQFLVNRGQYCCVVRVSGERRGGKVFADVKSEAYELSKKAKEELESVADEVSWLEQFPKRWVIVILCFTAFLLCNMDRVNMSIAILPMSAEYHWNSSTVGLIQSSFFWGYLLTQIAGGILADTIGGKQVLAFGVIWWSVATALTPIAATLGLPFLLVVRAFMGIGEGVAMPAMNNILSKWIPVSERSRALALVYSGMYIGSVTGFAFSPFLIHQFGWPSVFYSFGSLGTVWFAVWLSKAYSSPAEDPELRPEEKKLILAGNVSKERVKVIPWGQILSKAPVWALIVSHFCHNWGTFILLTWMPTYYNQVLKFNLTESGLFCVLPWLTMAFSANLGGWIADTLVSRGVSVTRVRKIMQTIGFLGPAFFLTQLSHVNSPAMAVLCMACSQGTDAFSQSGLYSNHQDIAPRYSGVLLGLSNTAGVLAGVLGTVSTGYILQHGSWDDVFKVSVGLYLVGTVVWNVFSTGEKIID, from the exons ATGAACGCCAGAGCCCTGGTCTACTCTTTCTCTCCTAAACCCAATTTCCCGCCCGATATCTCCGGCCCCAAGAGAAGTCTCGGGTCCGGTTTCAGACCCGTGAGCCCGGTTCATCAGTTCCTGGTCAACCGGGGGCAGTACTGCTGCGTCGTGCGAGTTTCGGGTGAGAGGAGAGGCGGGAAAGTGTTTGCGGATGTTAAGTCGGAGGCGTATGAGTTGTCGAAGAAGGCGAAGGAGGAGTTGGAGAGTGTGGCGGATGAGGTCTCGTGGTTGGAGCAGTTTCCGAAACGATGGGTTATTGTCATTTTGTGCTTCACGGCTTTTCTTCTTTGCAACATGGACAGA GTAAATATGAGCATTGCTATACTTCCGATGTCAGCAGAGTACCATTGGAACTCATCGACTGTGGGTTTGATACAGTCTTCTTTTTTCTGGGGCTACCTCCTCACTCAG ATTGCTGGTGGCATTTTGGCAGACACAATAGGTGGGAAGCAGGTTTTGGCATTTGGAGTTATTTGGTGGTCTGTGGCTACTGCTCTCACTCCTATTGCTGCTACACTTGGATTGCCATTCCTTCTTGTTGTTCGCGCTTTCATGGGGATTGGTGAG GGAGTCGCTATGCCTGCAATGAATAATATTCTGTCAAAATGGATTCCAGTATCAGAGAGGAGTAGAGCCTTGGCTCTGGTTTACAGTGGGATGTACATTGGTTCAGTCACTGGCTTTGCATTTTCACCTTTTTTAATACACCAGTTTGGATGGCCATCAGTCTTTTACTCCTTCGGTTCCCTGGGGACAGTCTGGTTTGCTGTTTGGCTAAGTAAG GCATACAGTTCACCTGCTGAGGATCCTGAGCTGAGACCTGAAGAGAAGAAGCTAATTCTTGCCGGTAATGTGTCTAAGGAACGCGTAAAAGTGATTCCTTGGGGACAAATTTTGTCCAAAGCACCTGTTTGGGCCCTGATAGTTTCTCACTTCTGTCACAACTGGGGAACATTTATTCTTCTTACATGGATGCCAACATACTATAACCAA GTGCTGAAGTTCAATCTTACAGAATCGGGGCTTTTCTGCGTCTTGCCCTGGCTTACAATGGCATTCTCTGCAAACCTTGGAGGGTGGATAGCAGACACACTTGTGAGTAGGGGTGTATCGGTGACAAGGGTTCGTAAG ATTATGCAGACAATTGGGTTTCTTGGCCCTGCTTTCTTCCTGACTCAGTTGAGCCATGTCAATTCTCCTGCAATGGCTGTTTTATGTATGGCATGCAGTCAG GGAACTGATGCCTTCTCACAATCCGGTCTATATTCAAACCATCAAGATATTGCTCCACGATATTCT GGAGTATTGCTTGGTCTGTCCAATACTGCTGGTGTTCTGGCCGGTGTCTTAGGAACGGTGTCAACTGGTTACATTTTGCAACATG GTTCTTGGGATGATGTATTCAAGGTCTCAGTAGGCCTTTATCTGGTGGGAACTGTTGTCTGGAATGTTTTCTCAACCGGCGAGAAGATCATAGATTAG
- the LOC101298583 gene encoding uncharacterized protein LOC101298583 encodes MATISSFFNRFLSFFLLLFHLSCFTITPTAAAATAINPHRRKRRLSSLLSKPSLKPQKAISSSWSFLKKLFKSSNTQTHHLSTSPRSSSHSLVSLVVPTQIKPDVPKHSDDSDVFSGDHHFFPLRNDIFPCTTCGEIFHKPQALDHHQAVKHAVSELHNGDTGKNIVQIIFQTGWNANDTRKTPLIHRILKIHNSAKTLARFEEYREFVKSKAARNSAVRRDERCVADGNELLRFHCSTFLCDLGIGGSSGICSQQYCSVCGIIKSGFSPKLDGISTLSSSSRAHVAIPEEIEEEFKFLNVKRAMLVCRVVAGRVGCDSDDDVDKDGGGFDSVVGRSGSGTQMRVDEEELLVFNPRAVLPCFVIVYTV; translated from the coding sequence ATGGCGACCATATCATCATTCTTCAACAGATTCCTCTCTTTCTTCCTCCTCCTCTTCCACCTCAGCTGCTTCACTATCACCCCCACCGCCGCCGCAGCCACCGCCATCAATCCCCACCGCCGTAAACGCAGACTCTCTTCACTTCTCTCCAAACCCTCTCTAAAACCCCAAAAGGCCATTTCTTCTTCTTGGTCCTTTCTCAAGAAACTCTTCAAGTCCTCCAACACCCAAACTCACCACCTCTCCACCTCGCCTCGCTCCTCCAGCCACTCCCTCGTCTCCCTCGTCGTCCCAACCCAAATCAAACCCGACGTCCCTAAACACTCCGACGACTCCGATGTCTTCTCCGGCGACCACCACTTCTTCCCTCTCCGAAACGACATCTTCCCCTGCACAACTTGCGGCGAGATTTTCCATAAGCCTCAAGCTCTCGACCACCACCAAGCAGTCAAGCACGCCGTGTCGGAGCTCCACAACGGCGACACCGGTAAGAACATAGTCCAAATCATATTCCAAACAGGCTGGAACGCTAACGACACGCGGAAAACGCCACTGATCCACCGCATTCTGAAGATCCACAACAGTGCCAAGACACTTGCCAGGTTCGAAGAGTACAGAGAGTTCGTCAAGTCCAAGGCCGCGAGAAACAGCGCCGTCAGAAGAGACGAGAGGTGCGTGGCGGACGGGAATGAGCTGCTGAGATTTCACTGCTCGACTTTCCTCTGCGACTTGGGAATCGGCGGGAGCTCCGGGATTTGCAGCCAGCAGTACTGCAGCGTTTGCGGGATCATCAAGTCAGGGTTCTCACCTAAGTTGGACGGAATCTCCACGCTGTCTAGCAGCTCCAGGGCGCACGTGGCGATCCCGGAGGAGATCGAGGAGGAGTTCAAGTTCTTGAACGTGAAGAGGGCCATGCTGGTCTGCCGTGTCGTGGCGGGTCGGGTCGGGTGCGACTCAGACGATGACGTGGACAAGGACGGTGGCGGGTTTGACTCGGTCGTGGGGAGGAGTGGGAGTGGGACCCAGATGAGGGTGGATGAGGAGGAGCTCCTGGTGTTTAACCCGAGGGCTGTGCTCCCCTGCTTTGTGATTGTGTATACCGTTTGA
- the LOC101298108 gene encoding GDP-mannose transporter GONST2-like: MRQSLCKGNGGLNSTNPLRISLATTLFAASIKVTSIAGNLVPGDVLASRLRLFCDMSSDFKLEGVKGHEIEDPEVGSPNGVHKILAERRTMTLSDRLFRGNRAGHGDAVSFSQSDGNEKHGHGQAKKSGPLLSGISYCLSSCSMILLNKVVLSGYNFNAGVSLMFYQNLITTVIVVFLGFSGVAPVEKLNWKLIKVWIPVNVIFIGMLVSGMYSLKYVNIAMVTILKNVTNILTALGELYMFRKHQNQKVWTAMFLMIISAISSGITDISFDTVGYAWQFSNCILTASYSLTLRRVMDEAKKYTRSGSLNEVSMVLLNNLLSLPFAAFLIILFGEWEYVINADVVKLPMFWIIATASGLLGLAISFTSMWFLHQTGPTTYSLVGSLNKIPISLAGLVLFRVPLSLPNLFSILFGLFAGIFFARAKMS, translated from the exons ATGCGACAGAGCTTGTGCAAGGGAAACGGAGGTTTGAATAGTACTAACCCCTTGAGAATTTCCCTGGCAACCACTCTGTTTGCAGCTTCGATCAAAGTGACCTCCATCGCAGGAAACCTAGTTCCAGGGGACGTCCTTGCAAGCCGGTTGCGTTT GTTTTGTGACATGTCGTCTGATTTCAAGTTAGAGGGAGTTAAAGGCCATGAAATTGAGGACCCAGAAGTTGGTTCGCCAAATGGAGTACATAAGATTCTTGCAGAACGAAGAACTATGACTCTCAGTGACAG GTTGTTCAGAGGGAATCGAGCAGGGCATGGCGACGCCGTCTCGTTTAGTCAAAGTGACGGAAATGAAAAGCATGGACATGGGCAAGCAAAGAAATCTGGACCTCTGTTGTCTGGGATATCATATTGCCTTTCGTCTTGCAGCATGATATTGCTGAATAAAGTTGTCTTATCCGGTTATAACTTTAATGCAGGAGTATCGTTGATGTTCTATCAA AATTTGATAACTACTGTAATTGTTGTATTCTTGGGCTTCTCTGGAGTTGCTCCTGTGGAAAAGCTCAATTGGAAACTGATTAAGGTCTGGATCCCTGTTAATGTAATCTTCATCGGCATGCTTGTATCAGGCATGTATAG TTTGAAATACGTAAATATTGCAATGGTGACCATTCTGAAGAATGTGACAAATATTTTAACAGCACTGGGAGAATTATATATGTTTCGGAAACACCAGAATCAGAAAGTGTGGACTGCCATGTTTCTGATG ATTATCTCTGCTATCAGCAGTGGCATTACCGATATCTCCTTTGATACCGTAGGTTATGCTTGGCAATTTTCAAATTGCATACTAACAGCAAGCTACTCA CTCACTCTACGTCGAGTCATGGATGAAGCAAAAAAGTATACAAGATCTGGATCTCTGAATGAAGTTTCGATGGTCTTGTTGAATAATTTGCTATCTCTACCTTTTGCTGCCTTCTTGATTATTTTGTTTGGCGAATGGGAATACGTGATTAATGC GGATGTAGTTAAATTGCCAATGTTTTGGATTATCGCAACAGCTAGCGGGTTGCTTGGACTTGCCATCAGCTTCACTTCCATGTGGTTTCTACATCAAACTGGACCAACCACCTATAG TTTGGTGGGTTCCTTGAACAAAATTCCTATCTCTCTTGCTGGTTTAGTCCTGTTCAGGGTGCCTCTCAGTCTACCAAACCTCTTCAGCATACTATTTG GTTTATTTGCTGGAATATTTTTCGCCAGGGCCAAAATGTCTTGA